GCTGAGAACATAGCGTTATATTTCAATAATCAACAAAACTACCCTTTTTTGTTGCGAGCTATAACATTACGCATAAACATAACGTTTTTGTAATCGTTATTATAGTTTAGATACCGATTGATTAACATTATCACATGGCATAGCATAATATGTATActttagtttgaaaaaaaaaacaacaattttcaCTGGATGTGCGTAAAAATAAACCATTATTAATAGAGGCCTACCTGAAACTTGTCACATAACATTCGGATGCGCGTCTTTTTTAGCTTAAGAGCTTAATATTACCGGTAATCATAATTGATAAAAATGTATCTATATAAATACATACTAATAacacattatatataaatactgAAGTTTATACAGTTTTTGGTAATGATTAAAAAACCTCCTTTATTCACATTACATTAGCGCAAACAATGAAACTTAGGCCTATTTCTATAATTTCATAAACTATTACTAAATCACTGttgacatatttttaaaatagcgCGACGTGTCTGCCCAGGTGGTGattctaataataaaaaaaaaatacttacgtAAGAACAACAAGAAACCTAACTTCATGCCGAATGCTTTTCTTCGAGTGAATGCTTTATTTTCTAAGCTAGTCATAtacatatgttttatttttggttcTCGGTTTCACCATTGATTTTGTGTATACAATAATGACTattcagtgtttttttttatcaattgtatacatttattgGATACCGTAATTGTGGTGACGTGCACAAAGAACATTTAATGCCGGGCCTAAACAACGTTTAATGGCCTTAACTTTTCATGATTTTATATCACATATGTGCCATAGGCTTGTGTTATTACGATCGACTAAACTAAGTCGGCCTTTTCGCTTATTATTAGTCAGAGAAGATTGAAATTTCATTATTCCGTGgtttattatttgtatggtGTTTTTTATCGAGAATTAACTCCACAACTCCTGTTATGACCATCTAAATATTTCATCCCAAAAAAACTAAATAGAACTCTTGGTTCGCTCTCGGACGCAACataatgacgtaagcgcaaaaTGATGATCCATcgcatcgtgattggtcaacttattTACATTGCGATTACGTCATTgcttaatttgaaataaataataaaaagacaTAAATGCAATGTTTAAGAATAAACCTTACAGATAGGTCGCATTAAATGCATAACATTGCTACGAACCATTGCGCGGTTtactaaaattttaaaatgcaagtTATCGTCCTGTATTAGTGCGCCTGTGCAAGTGGTTGCATGACGTCGTTTCTGACAGTCCTTACTACTACTGTGTATTTGTTACGCAAAACTCATCTGGACTATGCTAATAAAAAAACCGTTTGTATACATATGTTTATCTATTAATTTTGCTGATAATGGTGACTCTATTAAGATGTATACAGAACAACAACACTTTAATTTTCTGTAGGCCTCAAGTACAAATTATTACACCTTAATTCAACCATTGTTTATGGGCAAACATCTTACCTTGATTGTTGCTCGACAGAGCAGTAACTGAAAGGTCTAAACGCTCATTTTTGCTATAATCGTTTTCGACAGTTTTTCTATTATAATAGGCCCTAATCAATACCAAGAACTTGTTTACATTATAGCAAAGTAATATTTTTCAGGTTacaattaagtaggcctactgtatatttttatttaacaaaacatCGTCGTCTCAtgagaataaacataataatgaatataaaaaacGAACTAATCGCTCAGACAAATGCCAAcgtatggcaagcctcagctgtctgaagtattcaaaatattatattattatatcatttttttattatattatatattttattgtaatgaattatacgttttgcattatattacttggttttagcattatattatatctatttctaatatattatgtgaaaaatgtaacaaattattgactttttgtattatattattcgGTTTtggcattatattatgaacatttgctattatattattaataaaatacattatattataatataattgtattatattaaacgcatttaccttactttataacatacaacattattatattatacggattcgttagttatattattattttgtatgatgttgtttatacgtcacggcttatttaacttcttctaactctttctctccccccccccccccccctgttcactagcaatcagcggcagaatctgaattgtgtgactgttgaaTAACTAATTATCTTTACTACgtactaggcataggcctactaggggatctagCATAGACGTAGCTAGTtagacaagtgaccaaggaccaccggacagctacaactaatactacaatacaataatactactacaataactactactgctactacctaggcctagctagtagagtactaggtagctactactaggctctaggTAGGGtgtatgtatgatgttaactactacctaggcctaggcctaggcctactaatactaggctaggcctagacttaagttgtagtaggctagggcctgacctgctgccttaggctaggctactactactactactactaggcagccacagcccatgatgggtacgagtaagccaaaatatAGGATATaagtaaaccaaaatttgggtacgagcgagttggcatgggtacgggttgacctgtatccttctagctaatcgtactaggcctaggcctcaagtaagtctacgctacccagtccggctacaatatggtctattttgttttatagctttattgatagctgggttcaaatctgggttgggacggctttttctcattcaaaAACAGATttattatacggttaccccttaattatactatagtataatttccttgttatattttacaatattttcttcataattctacaattttgtctttcacagcacaacTTTATcttactgaatcatcacacaccaagtctcataaatctctactgtatttgtccaagctactccagctacatggtattgccttgaggctaaactacacggtatactggcactactatcattcctggctcgtcaacctggaccacataagcacagtttcagtttcagttcatttaccatttcaatttctgaacataagagatgaacaacttatatggatggataaccgtaagagcaAAGCATGTGGGTTTATACGATTTAAGTATTACTTATTACCGCATATGTCTCCACATTCAGGGATACGCCTTCAaagtaatgaataaataaaaacgaATATATTAccgaaaatttaaaataaatacttacctAATAGAAATAcgacaaatacaaaaaaaacgtTTTCCACATGTTCGGCATTGATTCGTAGAGTCTTCGgtttcattttgaaattgtATAAAGGATATAAATATTTGGTAGATGGAATGCAATGATTTTCacaaattttgtttacattacattaaaaaaaaatattaaaaaaaaaaatagaaattattttacaaaatattatggGTGCAACATATTAAGAAGATTACTCACATAAAACGAACGAAATGTCTAACACCAACACGCCGAAAAACACAAGCTTTCTATGGTTTGATTGATATACAAAGTGTTTggctattattatttttttatattacggttgtaaacatttttacttTCATACTGACAATATAAACACAAATTTGTTTCAATTCCAATTCTCCGTTTAACCAGATTGATTTGTAGTAGCATTATGACTGaaataaatctatttattcGGTATTTACACTTTCTGTTGTGTTGATAGAGCATTTAAAAACATCCTGTGGTCTTTCATAAGGAAGGgttagtgttgcccgaaagcggTGCAATTTCTAAAAATTATATTAGTATCTTCTACTTGGATTCCGCCACTGATAcccaaaatattgtttttttttcctgtaATTTTTGATTCAGCATAATTGTATAAAGGATATAATTATTTAGGTAATAatgtaaaatgaaaaatgaaagaaTTATACTATTTTCGACATTAATCTTTTTGAGTATTTATActagaatatataatttttttggtATTGTTTTTTCTTATACTGTTTACCTTACTGTATaatctttttatatttattgatataacattttgtcattaaataaattaattgattgaatttatttgatgctcaacattaaaataacaaacagacaaaagacaaaataacgagCATCAGGAACACCCATTAGGCCGGAAAAACCAGcccatttccaatggggtccaaattgcacataacaaacaagagaaaatacaacatttataaaagtatgaagaaaataataattacttttaataattactttaatCAATATAAACATGAAGTAAAAATGCGTAGAATGTCtgtacaactccctggtctGTGTAATTCTATCTTGAGATAAAATAGTTTTACAAATCTTTAAACATAGTGCCCTGTATGAACTTCTTATTCCGAAAGTTACATCGAATGAGAAATAGAAAGAATTCAAAGAGGTAGGCTTATTTGGAAATATTGGTTATAGAAAGTCATGTAccaattttaaattacttttgcTGCAATACGCTCCTGATTAAATCCACTGATAAAATACGATTTGATATTTAAGTAAGGTACATAAGTTACAGGAATGAGTTTAAGAAACAAATTTCTCCTGGTATGTAGAGCTATTAGCGCCGATGAAATTCTACAGTTGCgtagaaattattatttgtaagtaggcctagaaagaagtcacttatttatttatttatttgatagaCTCTAACGTAATTGTAAAATACTACTATTTCGATTTCTATTTCAAAATTAGTCTAAGTTCTTTTTCGTTATAGGTAAGATTGGGTGAATGATTTCACACATTGTTAGTGTTCTTACTGAATAGTTATGTATCTTTgcatttaaaatgttgtaatgTAGGTAGTAAGGTGATTATGGGTAGTGGAATTGaagtaacattatttattaacttAACCACTAAGAAACATGAACCTATACACGATTCTACTATGTTTTCATACTTCTCTTTTAGGCCTTCTTCTGTCTGTTCGTCCTGTTTCTGCTTCAAACACCTGCAGAAATGTCACCAAGACGCTGGACGTTTCCAATGGCAGTGATACGTCAACTTCTTTCTTTTCTGACCTATTCATCGCTATTGTATGTCGCTGTAACAACACCATAATCTTTAACAGCGATAATGTATCTAAATCTTCGCAGTTTCAACTAAAGCAGAAAGATGACAACTTTACAATAGTAATATCTAGTGTTACAACGGAGATGGCTTATGGGATGTATGGTTGCACGGTGTTAGCGTCAGATTGTTATTACACCATTAAGATTGATTTCAAAATCTGTAAGTAGCCTACTAAATTAAACCATTTTAGTACTGATTTATAGTGTTTTTGAGTCTTCTACCGACATTTTAAAAGTCTGAGCCGATAGTCTCATATACTTTAGTCGTAAGTTGAACatttacatctttttttttgtttattctttaAGTACTAAAGTGTTTAAGGCTAGCCCCTACAAATCAATATTTGTCCAAATTTGTGAAAAATGAGATtttggtatatttgaataattattattactagatggtacgctcgcttcgctcgcgtaccatctaggtcgtgcccacagatggttctcgaatacataatacttcaacgttaaaaaactggcgatttcaaatgtacgtaccgcaggacaataatacatgtcgtttacaggaacgaataaatagacactgtgatttatgtactgaactaaaattagcaccctgggaattacttccgaaagagaaacttgtcacaaaatgagaccaattgtttaagtcaaatttaaacaaacttaatttgtgttttgtatgtaacattagggttgagggatgggaaagaggatgggtgcaaagaggaacaatttttaaatatattctttatccatgtagtaacgaaatattaattgttttcatgttttacaaataatataccactaaacacagtaaaacattgcgatgtaatactttgttgaaactatcaccgtcctagtcgattgaaatagtatagtacatgtaacgatacatcactacgacgtgtataatatgtttatataatgtaaaacaatttgtgaaaaccaccccctattcgtggcaaatgataaattcgatttaatcgtcaataaatattaaatcatctaactcaacttatttagtaggcctaatggttttcaattgtttcttagagccaattcatacttaagttggttcctaaccctacccaccaaagttgttctgcgtttagggcatgtgatgcaccgtaggcctatcctctactggctttacaacgctactcataccagtgagggaagggtgatgatgtcacgtgggtggtttaactgcaataataaagctttgtacataatatacggcgactgaaaacgctagctcattatccgttaaaaaaatctatatccaacctctgcagcacagattaaaaaaaaaatggatcgaatttctgttatgagtatacagtacttgcctttacgacgcctgaaagaatagacacttgtggaacgacacagagattggaatgttccattcatcgcaaatcaatacatttgtataaacgtatattaaatctatcacaatagtattttttaagaaaatcagcctgtcttcaacattatgatactgtactcgagctgttcaaccggttttcagctattaaaaacaattatcgtaggaggagataggaaaatgcgaagcctcctcgcatttttgtggcgggtatttttcaaaatggacatccattagacagtgtataccacgatcggaaaacacccctattttaatcgtcaataactaattatctaacttaatttaattagtaaacagggttacatcaggtggttaaaatcagtaccgaaagtacgaaccaactttatataccatcgagtaaaaattctaaaagtaaggcgcgatttaccgaatgttgcccttacgtaaatttatatatagatataattaTACTATTACACTACGTTACCGTTAAAGACTAACGTACTGTAGGTAACCTTAACTGATGTATGTTTGTTTGAATTTTATCACATAACACTAATTATAACATTAGTACTTTGAAAGTTATTTGAAAGTGTTGTTTGAAATGCTATTTTAAATAAAGTGAATGATTTATATTTCCAGTTGAAGTTTCAACCTCCATCCTAAGAACTGCTACTTTGAAAGTTGGACCGAATCGTGAGTTATGTTTTTCTATTTCTTTTCATTACTACAATATTATTACTACAATATTTAACTTTTCAATAGTATATTGCTGTAAAGCAAATGAGACTAGCAATACTAATTTAAGTTATACATAGTTTGGTTTTCTATTAAGATTCggaaattaaaatgtttcacTGTTTTTCGTACTTCGTATCACCTCCATTGGTAAATCCGCCACAATTTCCCAGTGTTGAGAATGTATTAGTTTAGGATTAGCTGAGGTGGTATTACTAATTTGCTATATGACTGGTGATAACATTTTCTATACAGTATGTCAAACACCTGCACCTATTACATCCATGAGTATAACTAACGTCACACACAGCAGTCTCGTTATTGTATGGGAGTGGTCTTCTAACAGTGACTGCGGTGAAACTACATTTTTCGTCGACTGTATTACTCCGCCACATAGCTCCTGGAATGAATCTGTTGCAATTGAAAACAGAAACTCTTCCAAGAATCATAACCTACTAATCGAGAATCTGGTGCCTGGAACTGGATACAGTTTCGTTTTCTTCGCACGGAACCCAATTGGTAAAAGTCAACTTTCGTTTATTTTCGGGTCAACAAAAGATGATGGTCAACAACCTTGTCGCATGTCACCACCTGAGCAGCAGTTCTCTACCGGTAAATTTGATTTTCAAACATTAGAATAAACGCTTATAATACTGCGCACCTCAACATAGCAATACTtatttaaacaacttaaaaaaaaCTGTCTAAATCCAGaaaaaaagtgataattactgtataataattaaagGGTACGCGAGTGatacataatttataattatgctaacataggcctattgttttatttgtctACAGAAAATGACATTAATTTTACAGTAATTGAAATTTCATCGATTGCAATTGCATTTTTGTTTGGCTGCATAGTTGCAGGCTGTGTAATCTACAGTACAACGGTAAGGCATAATTGTTTCCTACAATTTAagtaaaatgtgtaaaaaacAGTACtatctataataatacaatattgagCGACCGTTATCGTACCCAAAATAAGCAGAGCCAAGTAAACAGATTTTCCATTGGTAAAACATCAGGAAggagaaataatgatttataacaATACTCAATTAGGTATTTCATTTCTTTAACCAACGTTTTTATACgttaattatacaatatgttTTCTTATAGACTGTAAACAAGTGTAAGAAGAAATCggtaaatattgaaatttaaaaatgtcgTACTTTTGGTTTGTACATGTTTATGCACatctatattgttttaaacTTATTTACATGTAGATGTTCAAATAATCTTGTTTCTCTTGCACAGAATGAAATCTCGACGAATTACCAACCTCATACCCAGAATCCGACAATCACTCAGGCACCACGTTTAGTGAGAAATAGACCCAGCAATGATTACAGCAAACAATCAATATACGACACTAACATCCAGCAGCCTCGTGCTGCTCAGCCTCGTGCTGGTCAACCCCGTGCTGGTCAACCCTGGGATGGTCAGCCTCGTGCTGGTAAACCCCGTGCTGGTCAACCCCGTGATGGTCAACCCTGTGCTGGTCAACCATGTGCTGGTCAACCCTGTGCTGGTCGCTCTCAGTTCTCTGGTAATGGCGACGTTTGTGGTGTCGTTGACTTCAGTAGCTCCACATTAGGCGAAACTTCTAGTGTTGACAGATTCCAACATCCTAGTGATGGTGGCCAGAGCTCTTGTTCAGCCCGTAAAATGCCTGGTTTTAACCGCTTCCAACGCTCTTTTTCAGCTAGTAATCCGTCTGATGTTCCATCTGGTGTTAACTGCTTCCGACGCTCTTGTTCAGCTGGTGAGGAGCCATCTGAGGTTACCGGCATTGAGCTCTCTGATACTGCTGAAATGTCTGGAGTTACCTGCTTCCAACGCTCTGGTGGTGAACCTTCTCGTGTAACCATCCATCACACTTGTACTGGAGTTGCAAGAGGGCCGCATGTTTTCACTGATGGTGCTATTAGTGTTGCTAACTACAAATCGTCTGGTGTTGATGGACCTGATGATTGCTTTCAACCGCTTAGTGAAGCTTCATATGTCACCAGATCAAATGCAGTTAAATACAGTCAAGTTAATCTTGCTATTACAAACCAGAATGCTGTTTATCACACGATTgagtaaacaaaaatgtatgttGCTGTTATTTGAGGTTCATCTGTTTTAAGCCTCTTTTCCACTAGGCGGATTTTTTCGCAACTCGACTACACACTACAAGAGCGATTTTTTGCCGGGGAATCTTTGAATTCCCCTAAAGTATTTAGGTCATGTTAGAATGGCaattttttttaagtaaattgttttttagtCAAATTATGTCTTTGAAGACGACATAACACGTTTGTTATAATCACATTTAATTGAGGTCgtgaaaatgtttcataaaCTAGCGTTCAAATATTGTACTGTTATTGCGTCTAGCGTAAACCGTTATTATGCTTCTTCTAACATACTAATAAtcgatttttatattttgaccaAAGTGCCAATGAcaatataaaacacatttttagaaaaatggccaaatatTGACTCTTTGAGGTAACATGCCCTGTACAGgtattttttcgaaaaaatgccaaaatatccactttttaaaattcaataaatagaTCTAGACCATAATATTGCCATATGTGCGCATATGttgtgttatcatcatcttatagagccatagtaactagttatgtcaaaaaataaaagggtcaaaatttggcgCGTTTTTTTGccaattttcctgtactatagtacagggatatttttttcggaaaatggccaaaatatccactattgaaaattcaataattaagccataatattgcaatatatgctcatatattgtgttatcatcatcttgtatagccatagtaactagttatgtcaaaaaataaaagggtcaaaattttgccattttgtGGAAAAATGTTCTGTACTAAtagtacagtttttttttcggaaaatagccaaaatatctactttttaaaattcaataaggcataatattgccatatatgcgcatatattgtgtGTTATCATCGTCTTATAGAGCTATAGTatctagttatgtcaaaaaataaaagggtttaATTtcggcaattttttgaaaatttccctgtacagggTTTTTTTCGGAAAATAGCCAAAAtatctactttttaaaattcaatatttaagccataatattgccatatatagCCAAATATGGCAAAAATATactagtacagggatttttttcaaaaaatggccaattttcgacctttttatttttcgataaaactggttactttAGCACAATTTacatgcacagaacccattattcgactctgtgcacgtttattatgcaatagtaaccatttatgtcaaaaaataaattggtctaaaatcggccatttttcgaaaatttccctgtacagggattttttttaaaatgtcaaattttcgacctttttatttttcgataaaggGGCGactaataggttctgcgcatgtcaattgtgctatagtaaccagttttatcaaaaaataaaaaggtcgaaaatttgacatttaaaaaaaaatccctgtactatgcGCTACAAATAACCCAATATGTGCTGTAGAATTGGACAATGAATTGAACAACTGATTGACCAATCAGAGCAGCGGAA
This region of Antedon mediterranea chromosome 8, ecAntMedi1.1, whole genome shotgun sequence genomic DNA includes:
- the LOC140056640 gene encoding uncharacterized protein isoform X1, producing MDNRLLLSVRPVSASNTCRNVTKTLDVSNGSDTSTSFFSDLFIAIVCRCNNTIIFNSDNVSKSSQFQLKQKDDNFTIVISSVTTEMAYGMYGCTVLASDCYYTIKIDFKIFEVSTSILRTATLKVGPNLCQTPAPITSMSITNVTHSSLVIVWEWSSNSDCGETTFFVDCITPPHSSWNESVAIENRNSSKNHNLLIENLVPGTGYSFVFFARNPIGKSQLSFIFGSTKDDGQQPCRMSPPEQQFSTENDINFTVIEISSIAIAFLFGCIVAGCVIYSTTTVNKCKKKSNEISTNYQPHTQNPTITQAPRLVRNRPSNDYSKQSIYDTNIQQPRAAQPRAGQPRAGQPWDGQPRAGKPRAGQPRDGQPCAGQPCAGQPCAGRSQFSGNGDVCGVVDFSSSTLGETSSVDRFQHPSDGGQSSCSARKMPGFNRFQRSFSASNPSDVPSGVNCFRRSCSAGEEPSEVTGIELSDTAEMSGVTCFQRSGGEPSRVTIHHTCTGVARGPHVFTDGAISVANYKSSGVDGPDDCFQPLSEASYVTRSNAVKYSQVNLAITNQNAVYHTIE
- the LOC140056640 gene encoding uncharacterized protein isoform X2 encodes the protein MDNRKSKACLLLSVRPVSASNTCRNVTKTLDVSNGSDTSTSFFSDLFIAIVCRCNNTIIFNSDNVSKSSQFQLKQKDDNFTIVISSVTTEMAYGMYGCTVLASDCYYTIKIDFKIFEVSTSILRTATLKVGPNLCQTPAPITSMSITNVTHSSLVIVWEWSSNSDCGETTFFVDCITPPHSSWNESVAIENRNSSKNHNLLIENLVPGTGYSFVFFARNPIGKSQLSFIFGSTKDDGQQPCRMSPPEQQFSTENDINFTVIEISSIAIAFLFGCIVAGCVIYSTTTVNKCKKKSNEISTNYQPHTQNPTITQAPRLVRNRPSNDYSKQSIYDTNIQQPRAAQPRAGQPRAGQPWDGQPRAGKPRAGQPRDGQPCAGQPCAGQPCAGRSQFSASNPSDVPSGVNCFRRSCSAGEEPSEVTGIELSDTAEMSGVTCFQRSGGEPSRVTIHHTCTGVARGPHVFTDGAISVANYKSSGVDGPDDCFQPLSEASYVTRSNAVKYSQVNLAITNQNAVYHTIE
- the LOC140056640 gene encoding uncharacterized protein isoform X3 translates to MDNRKSKACLLLSVRPVSASNTCRNVTKTLDVSNGSDTSTSFFSDLFIAIVCRCNNTIIFNSDNVSKSSQFQLKQKDDNFTIVISSVTTEMAYGMYGCTVLASDCYYTIKIDFKIFEVSTSILRTATLKVGPNLCQTPAPITSMSITNVTHSSLVIVWEWSSNSDCGETTFFVDCITPPHSSWNESVAIENRNSSKNHNLLIENLVPGTGYSFVFFARNPIGKSQLSFIFGSTKDDGQQPCRMSPPEQQFSTENDINFTVIEISSIAIAFLFGCIVAGCVIYSTTTVNKCKKKSNEISTNYQPHTQNPTITQAPRLVRNRPSNDYSKQSIYDTNIQQPRAAQPRAGQPRAGQPWDGQPRAGKPRAGQPRDGQPCAGQPCAGQPCAGRSQFSGNGDVCGVVDFSSSTLGETSSVDRFQHPSDGGQSSCSARKMPGFNRFQRSFSASNPSDVPSGVNCFRRSCSAGEEPSEVTGIELSDTAEMSGVTCFQRSGGEPSRVTIHHTCTGVARGPHVFTDGAISVANYKSSGVDGPDDCFQPLSEASYVTRSNAVKYSQVNLAITNQNAVYHTIE